The Christiangramia flava JLT2011 genome has a segment encoding these proteins:
- a CDS encoding acyl-CoA thioesterase has protein sequence MNDFKTVKESQVVISELMLPSHSNFNGKIHGGYILSLLDQIAFACASKHSGKYCVTASVDTVDFLKPIEIGELVTMRASVNFVGHSSMVIGIRVEAENIQTGQRKHCNSSYFTMVAKDQEGKSVNVPGLILQSENEIRRFAKSIKRKDMKKKRSKEFHETDFSSHEYHDILEEYKVQIRKNS, from the coding sequence ATGAACGATTTTAAAACCGTAAAAGAAAGCCAGGTCGTCATTTCAGAGTTGATGCTTCCCTCCCATTCTAATTTCAACGGTAAGATTCACGGAGGCTATATTCTCTCCCTGCTTGACCAGATCGCGTTTGCCTGTGCTTCCAAACATTCGGGGAAATATTGCGTAACGGCCAGTGTGGATACGGTAGATTTTCTGAAGCCTATTGAAATTGGGGAGCTGGTTACGATGCGTGCTTCGGTAAATTTTGTAGGCCATAGTTCGATGGTTATCGGTATTCGGGTGGAAGCTGAAAATATTCAGACCGGCCAGCGAAAACACTGTAATTCCTCCTATTTTACCATGGTCGCCAAAGATCAGGAAGGAAAATCAGTGAATGTTCCCGGTTTGATCCTGCAATCTGAAAATGAGATCAGGCGTTTTGCGAAAAGTATCAAGCGGAAGGATATGAAAAAGAAACGGAGTAAGGAATTTCATGAAACCGATTTTTCTTCCCACGAATATCATGATATCCTGGAGGAGTACAAAGTACAAATCAGGAAAAACTCTTGA
- a CDS encoding 6-phosphogluconate dehydrogenase — protein MKKTLFYILGGIFVLWLLYYAFIYFVPYSEGTRTGELIKFSRKGVVSKTWEGEISQGISGAQIFQFSVLDKDDEVIDKLQQYEGSYVRLTYIERFSTFFFWGDTKYFITEVEQAQSPHFRN, from the coding sequence ATGAAGAAAACCCTGTTTTACATACTGGGCGGTATTTTTGTGCTCTGGCTATTATATTACGCTTTCATTTATTTCGTGCCCTATAGCGAAGGAACCAGGACCGGCGAATTGATCAAATTCAGTCGCAAAGGCGTTGTTTCCAAGACCTGGGAAGGTGAGATCAGCCAGGGAATCAGCGGTGCTCAGATCTTTCAATTTTCAGTTTTAGATAAGGATGACGAGGTAATTGACAAGTTACAGCAATATGAAGGGAGTTACGTACGCCTAACTTATATTGAGCGTTTTTCCACCTTTTTCTTCTGGGGTGACACCAAATATTTTATTACAGAAGTAGAACAGGCACAAAGTCCGCATTTCAGAAATTAA
- a CDS encoding serine hydrolase domain-containing protein — MKKIFYSLLLFFFVSTLQAQKVYFPPAGEWQTKTSKEFDLDFSEAIQFAEENEYSESRDLRQAILKGFQSEPYHQLLGPVKRRGGPAGLILKNGYIVAQWGAVDRVDMTFSVTKSFLSTTALIALQQEKIKNVNDSVARYIWDGTFEGSHNSKITWKHLLQQNSDWSGELWGSYDWADRPPRDQNIDQWRSRALHEPGSYFKYNDVRVNVLAYSLLNIFREPLPKVLKNNIMDPIGASSSWRWFGYENSWTAIDGLQMQSVSGGGHSGGGMFISTTDMARFGLLFMNNGNWNGQQLLHPDLIEEAGMPSEANSNYGYMWWLNAAGDRHMEAIDSEIFYAAGFGGNFIVVDQKRKMVIVTRWLEPSKFEEFLNLVYKDL, encoded by the coding sequence GTGAAAAAGATCTTCTATTCCCTTCTGTTATTCTTCTTCGTTAGCACGCTACAGGCCCAGAAAGTGTATTTTCCACCTGCTGGCGAATGGCAAACAAAAACCTCAAAAGAATTCGATCTTGATTTTTCAGAAGCGATACAATTTGCTGAAGAAAATGAATATTCTGAATCCCGAGACCTGAGACAGGCCATTTTAAAGGGGTTTCAAAGCGAACCCTATCATCAATTGCTTGGACCGGTAAAAAGACGGGGCGGCCCTGCCGGATTAATTCTTAAGAATGGCTATATCGTTGCGCAGTGGGGAGCTGTAGATCGTGTGGATATGACCTTCAGCGTAACTAAAAGCTTTCTTTCAACCACAGCCCTGATTGCGCTTCAGCAGGAAAAGATTAAAAATGTTAATGATTCCGTAGCCCGATATATTTGGGATGGAACTTTTGAAGGATCTCATAATTCCAAAATCACCTGGAAGCACCTTCTTCAGCAAAATTCTGACTGGAGCGGGGAACTTTGGGGTTCTTATGATTGGGCAGACAGACCTCCCAGAGATCAGAACATTGACCAGTGGCGTTCACGAGCATTGCACGAACCGGGATCTTATTTTAAATATAATGATGTACGGGTGAATGTTCTCGCCTATTCCCTGCTGAATATTTTTCGCGAGCCCTTGCCGAAGGTTTTGAAAAACAACATTATGGATCCTATTGGAGCTTCTTCGTCCTGGCGATGGTTTGGGTACGAGAATTCCTGGACTGCGATCGACGGGCTCCAAATGCAATCGGTAAGCGGGGGCGGGCATTCCGGGGGTGGGATGTTCATCAGTACCACAGATATGGCAAGATTCGGTTTACTTTTTATGAATAACGGTAACTGGAATGGCCAGCAATTGCTCCATCCTGATCTGATCGAGGAAGCTGGCATGCCTTCCGAAGCCAATAGCAATTACGGGTATATGTGGTGGTTGAATGCAGCTGGTGATCGCCATATGGAAGCAATTGACTCAGAAATTTTCTACGCTGCCGGTTTTGGCGGAAATTTTATCGTGGTAGATCAAAAAAGAAAAATGGTGATCGTAACCCGCTGGCTAGAACCATCAAAATTCGAAGAATTCCTCAATCTAGTTTATAAAGATTTATAA
- the rmuC gene encoding DNA recombination protein RmuC has protein sequence MSDVLIFLLIFIIALGLGIFFGRLIANLKSKSEAGRLEERNNQLSLHIEDLKKQHSSDLNNLKNDFENQRNEYRAQITKLEESLNKVRQEKENIGLQLTRKISEFNNLQERNEEQKAEVEKLNEKFQKEFENLANKILDQKSEKFTSLNKQNIENILTPLNEKIKEFEEKVTVTNTESIRRHAELGEKLKNLHEQNVRISEEATNLTKALKGDTKMQGNWGEMVLERVLERSGLQKDSEYFVQQSFNTEEGRRVMPDVIIHMPGDKKMIVDSKVSLIAYERYINEVDEQEKTAHLKNHLISVKNRVNELSNKNYHTLYQMDSPDFVLLFIPIEAAFAIASNEQPNLYSDAFEKNIIIVTPTTLLAVLKTIDSMWQNEKQKQNAIQIATQAGALYDSFVNLTDELLKIGRQIGTVQNSYEGAMKKLTGKGNLIRRVEKLKKLGAKASKQMDQKLLNRAEIEQEDEEESVENPTLNLE, from the coding sequence ATGAGCGACGTTTTAATATTTCTACTCATTTTCATCATTGCGCTGGGTCTGGGAATCTTTTTCGGAAGACTGATTGCAAACCTGAAATCTAAATCGGAAGCAGGAAGATTGGAAGAGCGAAACAATCAATTATCACTTCACATAGAAGATCTTAAAAAACAACATTCCAGCGATTTAAATAATTTAAAAAATGATTTTGAAAATCAGCGGAATGAGTATCGTGCACAAATTACAAAGCTGGAAGAATCTCTTAATAAGGTTCGGCAGGAAAAGGAAAATATCGGGTTACAGCTCACCAGGAAAATTTCGGAATTTAATAATCTCCAGGAACGAAACGAAGAACAGAAAGCTGAAGTAGAAAAGCTGAATGAAAAATTTCAGAAAGAATTTGAAAATCTGGCCAATAAAATACTGGACCAAAAATCTGAAAAATTCACCTCTCTCAATAAGCAAAATATTGAGAATATTCTGACTCCGTTAAACGAAAAGATCAAGGAGTTCGAAGAAAAAGTGACCGTTACCAATACAGAATCTATTAGGAGACATGCCGAATTAGGTGAAAAATTGAAGAATCTTCACGAACAGAACGTGCGTATTAGCGAAGAAGCTACCAATCTGACCAAAGCCCTTAAAGGAGATACGAAAATGCAGGGGAACTGGGGAGAAATGGTACTGGAAAGGGTTCTGGAACGAAGCGGATTACAGAAAGACAGCGAATATTTCGTGCAGCAAAGTTTCAATACTGAGGAAGGGCGCCGCGTGATGCCCGATGTGATCATCCATATGCCAGGCGATAAAAAGATGATCGTAGATTCCAAAGTTTCCCTAATTGCCTATGAACGCTACATAAACGAAGTAGATGAGCAGGAAAAGACCGCACATCTTAAAAATCATCTTATTTCAGTAAAAAACAGGGTGAATGAATTGAGCAATAAAAATTATCACACTCTGTACCAAATGGACAGTCCTGATTTTGTGCTGCTTTTCATCCCGATCGAAGCCGCTTTTGCCATTGCTTCTAACGAGCAGCCGAATCTCTACAGCGACGCCTTTGAAAAAAACATCATTATCGTCACTCCAACCACGCTCCTGGCCGTTTTGAAAACGATAGACAGTATGTGGCAGAATGAGAAACAAAAACAAAATGCGATACAAATAGCCACTCAGGCAGGTGCTTTATATGATTCTTTCGTGAATCTGACCGATGAATTGCTGAAAATTGGTCGGCAAATTGGTACGGTTCAAAATTCTTATGAAGGTGCCATGAAAAAGCTTACCGGAAAAGGAAATCTGATCCGCAGAGTAGAAAAGCTGAAAAAACTCGGTGCCAAAGCTAGTAAGCAAATGGACCAGAAACTTTTGAACAGGGCTGAAATTGAACAAGAAGACGAGGAAGAAAGTGTTGAAAATCCAACTTTAAATCTCGAATAA
- a CDS encoding ABC transporter ATP-binding protein, protein MTSETSHIVLETRELEIGYRKKKELISIAKNIDLSIAEGELVAVIGENGSGKSTLLKTLSGIIESIKGQYFINSKDISKSEPSELAKEISLVLTEQSVSRNLTVAELVALGRQPYTNWIGRLTQKDLSAIMKAMQQVGLEDIRHKKCYELSDGQFQKVLIARALAQDTPLIILDEPTTHLDLYHKAYVLNLLKQISRNTGKAILFATHEINLALQLCDKLAILKDGKVQFGTPKELISQEAFHSLFPESLIYFDKTSSSFKVK, encoded by the coding sequence ATGACTTCGGAAACTTCCCATATTGTCCTCGAAACTCGTGAGCTGGAGATTGGTTATCGAAAGAAAAAAGAACTGATTTCCATTGCAAAAAATATTGATTTATCGATTGCTGAAGGGGAATTAGTAGCGGTTATCGGGGAAAATGGCTCTGGTAAATCCACCTTATTAAAAACTTTAAGCGGTATTATTGAAAGCATTAAAGGTCAGTATTTTATAAATTCAAAGGATATTTCAAAATCTGAGCCATCAGAATTGGCAAAAGAGATCAGCCTGGTCTTGACGGAGCAAAGTGTTTCCAGAAATCTTACGGTAGCGGAACTGGTGGCTTTAGGCCGGCAGCCGTACACCAACTGGATTGGCCGTCTTACCCAAAAGGATCTTTCAGCCATCATGAAGGCCATGCAACAGGTAGGTCTTGAGGATATTCGCCACAAAAAGTGCTATGAGTTGAGCGACGGACAATTTCAGAAAGTGTTGATCGCCCGTGCTCTTGCCCAGGACACTCCTCTTATCATTCTGGATGAACCCACCACTCACCTTGATCTTTATCATAAGGCTTATGTTTTGAATCTTCTGAAACAAATTAGCCGGAATACCGGTAAAGCCATTTTGTTTGCCACGCATGAAATCAACCTGGCGCTGCAGCTATGCGATAAACTGGCCATTTTGAAAGACGGAAAAGTTCAGTTTGGTACGCCAAAAGAACTTATTTCCCAGGAAGCATTTCATTCCCTATTCCCGGAAAGTCTTATTTACTTCGACAAAACTTCGTCCAGCTTCAAAGTGAAGTAA
- a CDS encoding iron ABC transporter permease has protein sequence MLKRTYILGILFLIALVIFTSMLNISLGSVKIPFSEVFASLTGQKVEKETWNYIILNYRLPKALTAIISGSGLALSGLLMQTLFRNPLAGPYVLGLSSGASLGVALLFMGASIFGATASVIFLSSWSLVVASSLGSLLVLLAVILASIRLRDTMAILIIGLMFASFTAAIVSVLAYFSPASQLQQYVFWSYGSLGNLAWDQVSILGLFWFAGILISIFSIKNLNSLLLGENYARSLGTNIQKNRFLIILATSLLAGSITAFAGPIAFIGLAVPHLIRQVIPSANHVTLVPAVLFGGAILMLVCDMIAQLPGSEYSLPINAITSIIGAPVVIWLLVRKRKFNF, from the coding sequence ATGCTTAAAAGAACGTACATCCTGGGAATTCTTTTTCTGATCGCACTGGTCATTTTTACCAGCATGCTTAATATCAGCCTGGGATCGGTTAAAATTCCTTTTTCTGAAGTTTTTGCCAGTCTAACCGGTCAAAAAGTTGAAAAGGAAACCTGGAACTATATCATTTTGAATTACCGCCTGCCAAAAGCACTTACGGCAATCATTTCCGGCTCTGGACTTGCCCTTAGCGGTTTGTTGATGCAAACTCTTTTCCGTAATCCACTGGCTGGACCTTACGTATTGGGTCTGAGCAGTGGGGCTAGCCTGGGAGTCGCGTTGCTATTTATGGGTGCCTCTATTTTTGGTGCTACGGCATCGGTTATATTTCTTTCCAGCTGGAGCCTGGTGGTGGCTTCAAGTTTGGGAAGCTTGCTGGTGCTGCTGGCTGTTATCCTGGCTTCGATTCGTTTGCGTGATACCATGGCGATTCTCATCATTGGTTTGATGTTCGCCAGTTTTACCGCCGCAATCGTAAGCGTCCTGGCCTATTTTAGCCCAGCATCACAATTACAGCAATACGTTTTCTGGTCTTACGGAAGCCTCGGAAACCTCGCCTGGGACCAGGTAAGCATTTTGGGACTGTTCTGGTTTGCCGGAATTCTGATCAGTATTTTCAGCATCAAAAACCTCAATTCTTTGTTATTGGGAGAAAACTACGCGAGAAGTCTCGGGACAAATATTCAGAAAAACAGATTTTTGATTATCCTGGCCACCAGTTTACTAGCTGGTAGCATCACCGCTTTCGCAGGCCCGATCGCATTCATTGGCTTGGCAGTTCCTCACTTGATCAGGCAGGTTATCCCTTCCGCAAACCACGTCACACTGGTTCCGGCCGTTCTTTTTGGTGGCGCGATCCTGATGCTTGTTTGTGATATGATCGCCCAGTTGCCGGGAAGTGAATATAGCCTTCCTATTAACGCTATTACCTCCATCATTGGAGCGCCGGTGGTCATTTGGTTGCTGGTTCGAAAAAGAAAATTCAATTTTTGA
- a CDS encoding ABC transporter substrate-binding protein: MNVLRKHYLIILFILCLACKNEKQPAISEAIKPSENLVEDAEGFSLQTYPGYKILKVQTPWPDAENAFTYLLYSKKEDIPENAEYDVALQVPVKNLVVTSTTHIPALEALNVSEKLIGFPGLDYISSEKTRKLIDSGNITEIGQNENLNTEVLINLDPAVVVGFAINASNKSLETVSKTGIPVIYNGDWTETTPLGKAEWIKFFGALFQKDSLAAETYNSIKTAYLEAEELAKTADDRPKVIGGSMFNDQWYMPYGNSWQAQFIKDANADYLYAETTGEGSLSLAFESVLEKSQDADFWVSTGQFKTYQDLADQSPHYSQFKAVQEKNVYSVSLATGATGGVIFYELGPQRPDLVLKDLIHIFHPSLLKNYETVFFKPLSE; this comes from the coding sequence ATGAACGTTTTGAGAAAACACTACCTGATCATTCTATTCATTCTATGCCTGGCTTGTAAAAACGAGAAACAGCCGGCAATTTCCGAAGCTATTAAGCCTTCTGAAAATTTGGTTGAAGATGCGGAAGGCTTTAGTTTGCAAACCTATCCCGGCTATAAGATCCTGAAGGTCCAAACTCCCTGGCCTGATGCTGAAAACGCATTTACCTATCTGCTCTATTCGAAAAAGGAAGACATTCCCGAAAATGCCGAATACGATGTGGCGCTTCAGGTTCCTGTCAAAAATCTTGTGGTTACTTCCACCACGCATATCCCGGCGTTGGAAGCTTTGAATGTTTCAGAAAAACTGATCGGTTTTCCAGGCCTGGATTACATTTCTTCGGAAAAAACTCGCAAACTGATCGATTCCGGAAATATTACTGAAATTGGCCAAAACGAAAATTTAAATACCGAAGTTTTGATCAACCTGGATCCCGCCGTAGTGGTTGGATTCGCGATCAATGCTTCCAATAAAAGCCTGGAAACCGTTTCTAAAACCGGAATCCCCGTGATCTATAATGGTGACTGGACGGAGACCACGCCACTGGGAAAAGCTGAATGGATTAAGTTCTTTGGGGCATTGTTCCAAAAGGATTCCCTGGCTGCTGAAACTTATAATTCGATCAAAACAGCCTATTTAGAGGCCGAAGAACTCGCCAAAACAGCTGATGATAGGCCTAAAGTGATTGGCGGTTCCATGTTCAATGACCAGTGGTACATGCCGTACGGAAATTCCTGGCAGGCGCAGTTCATCAAAGATGCCAATGCCGATTATCTGTATGCTGAAACTACAGGTGAAGGCAGCCTGTCACTGGCATTTGAAAGTGTGCTGGAGAAAAGCCAGGATGCCGATTTTTGGGTGAGCACGGGACAATTTAAAACGTATCAGGACCTGGCAGATCAGTCCCCACATTACTCTCAATTTAAGGCCGTTCAGGAGAAAAATGTGTATAGCGTCAGCCTTGCCACCGGCGCAACCGGCGGCGTGATATTTTACGAACTGGGACCACAGCGCCCAGACCTTGTGTTAAAAGACCTGATCCATATTTTTCATCCGTCTCTCTTAAAAAATTACGAAACGGTGTTTTTTAAACCGCTTTCTGAGTGA